One window of the Thermodesulfomicrobium sp. WS genome contains the following:
- a CDS encoding response regulator, translating into MNALRICLIDDEEGFVTTLAERLELRGHTPIVALNGEEGLQRIAEHSPHVVVLDLRMPGIGGMETLRRIRAAWPKLPVVMLSGHGAEADIAVCLRSGAQAYLKKPTDISQLLATIHEVLEPSGGQ; encoded by the coding sequence ATGAACGCCCTGCGCATCTGTCTCATCGACGACGAAGAAGGCTTCGTCACCACCTTGGCCGAGCGTCTGGAGCTGCGCGGGCACACGCCGATTGTGGCGCTCAACGGCGAAGAGGGACTCCAGCGCATTGCCGAGCACTCCCCCCACGTGGTGGTCCTCGACCTGCGCATGCCGGGTATTGGCGGCATGGAGACCTTGCGCCGCATTCGCGCCGCCTGGCCGAAACTCCCGGTGGTGATGCTCAGCGGCCACGGCGCAGAGGCGGACATCGCCGTCTGCCTGCGTTCAGGCGCCCAGGCGTATCTCAAAAAACCCACCGACATCAGCCAACTCCTGGCCACCATCCACGAAGTCCTCGAACCATCGGGAGGCCAATAG
- a CDS encoding response regulator: protein MNSMRLLIVDDEKDLCRILADRLHILYGITPDIAHTGDQALEMARAKRYDVVVLDIEMPGIDGIETLKRLKEIDKKIQVVLFTGHGNEERQRMAEVLGAFSYVDKIDGLPKLAPMIEGAFRLRKLLEDTYAEAALNEYN, encoded by the coding sequence ATGAATAGCATGCGACTGCTCATCGTGGACGATGAAAAAGACCTGTGCCGGATTCTCGCCGACCGGCTCCATATCCTCTACGGGATCACGCCGGACATCGCCCATACGGGCGACCAGGCCTTGGAGATGGCACGCGCCAAGCGCTACGACGTCGTCGTCCTGGACATCGAGATGCCCGGCATCGACGGCATCGAGACCTTGAAGCGCCTCAAGGAGATCGACAAAAAGATCCAGGTGGTGTTGTTTACCGGTCATGGCAACGAAGAGCGCCAGCGCATGGCCGAAGTCCTCGGGGCCTTCAGCTACGTGGACAAGATCGACGGCCTGCCCAAGCTGGCGCCCATGATCGAGGGGGCCTTCCGCCTGCGCAAGCTGCTGGAAGACACCTACGCCGAGGCCGCCCTCAACGAGTACAACTAA
- a CDS encoding response regulator encodes MILPSTLLVVDDEEEFATTLAERLEIRGIATRVAHDGETAVHMVAEAAPQAVLLDVLMPGMKGLDVLTRLRETHPQIPVILLTGQGTTRDGIEGMHRGAFAYLTKPVDLEELLRTLSEAMERGGQS; translated from the coding sequence ATGATCCTTCCCTCCACCCTGCTTGTGGTCGACGACGAGGAGGAATTCGCCACCACCCTGGCCGAACGGCTGGAGATCCGGGGCATTGCCACGCGTGTCGCCCATGACGGGGAGACCGCCGTGCACATGGTGGCCGAGGCCGCACCCCAGGCCGTGCTCCTCGATGTCCTCATGCCGGGCATGAAAGGGCTCGACGTCCTCACCCGGCTGCGGGAAACCCACCCCCAGATCCCGGTCATCCTCCTCACCGGCCAAGGCACGACCCGAGACGGCATCGAGGGTATGCATCGCGGCGCTTTTGCCTATCTCACCAAACCCGTGGATTTGGAGGAGCTTTTGCGGACCCTCTCCGAAGCCATGGAGCGGGGAGGCCAATCATGA
- the nadB gene encoding L-aspartate oxidase, with protein sequence MERLKTEILVIGAGIAGCTAAITLADAGREVTLLSSGPLDAGNTPLAQGGIVYTAPEDSPDLLVHDITVAGAHYVYDHAVRFLATQGPKAVEEFLLGRVQVPFDTCPDGSLYRTKEGGHSIARILTHADATGRAIHDALTRVVTSHPNIRILTGCTAIDLLTTRHHATSLEFRYQLTNQCVGAYVFDAASGEPATILADATILATGGVGQIFLHTTNCASSIGSGLAMASRAGVRLMNLEYIQFHPTALFSRSERKFLISEAVRGEGARLFNAKGERFMAKYDERMELAPRDIVARAIADEILHSGEDCVFLDAANFVDANLKKRFPTIYARCQEMGIDITRERIPVVPAAHYSCGGILVDEHGRTSIDRLYAAGECACTGVHGANRLASTSLLEGLLWGLSAAKHIIHNADADHCPLSKRLQDAIPDWITSGKSENEDPALIHQDWVTIRSTMWNYMGIVRTTPRLERAFEDLRNLNKRLHTFYKSIRVSKASIDLFHGCQTAYIITTAALRNKESRGCHFRPR encoded by the coding sequence ATGGAACGCTTGAAGACCGAAATCCTTGTCATTGGCGCGGGCATTGCCGGATGCACGGCTGCCATCACCCTGGCCGACGCCGGCCGGGAAGTCACCCTGCTCTCCTCAGGGCCTTTGGACGCGGGCAACACCCCCCTCGCCCAAGGCGGCATCGTCTATACTGCCCCGGAAGACAGCCCGGACCTCCTCGTGCACGACATCACCGTGGCCGGAGCCCACTACGTGTACGACCACGCGGTCCGTTTCCTCGCAACCCAAGGGCCCAAAGCCGTGGAGGAGTTTCTCCTCGGCCGCGTGCAGGTGCCCTTCGATACCTGCCCGGACGGCTCCCTCTACCGCACCAAGGAAGGCGGCCACAGCATCGCCCGCATCCTCACCCATGCCGACGCCACAGGCCGGGCCATCCACGACGCCCTCACACGGGTGGTCACCAGCCACCCCAATATCCGCATCCTGACCGGATGCACGGCCATCGACCTCCTCACCACCCGGCACCACGCCACTTCCCTGGAGTTCCGCTACCAGCTCACCAACCAATGCGTGGGGGCCTACGTCTTCGATGCCGCCAGCGGCGAGCCCGCCACCATCCTGGCGGACGCCACCATCCTCGCCACCGGCGGGGTGGGGCAGATCTTCCTGCACACCACCAATTGCGCCTCCTCCATCGGCTCGGGCCTGGCCATGGCCAGCCGCGCCGGCGTGCGGCTCATGAACCTGGAATACATCCAGTTTCACCCCACCGCCCTCTTTTCCCGCTCGGAACGCAAGTTCCTCATCTCCGAGGCCGTGCGCGGCGAAGGGGCCCGGCTCTTCAACGCCAAGGGCGAGCGCTTCATGGCCAAGTACGACGAACGCATGGAGCTCGCCCCCCGGGACATCGTCGCCCGCGCCATCGCCGACGAGATCCTCCACTCCGGTGAAGACTGCGTCTTTCTGGACGCCGCCAACTTCGTGGACGCCAATCTCAAAAAGCGCTTTCCCACCATCTACGCCCGCTGCCAGGAGATGGGCATCGACATCACCCGCGAACGCATCCCCGTGGTGCCGGCGGCGCACTACAGCTGCGGCGGCATTCTCGTGGACGAACACGGACGCACCAGCATCGATCGCCTCTACGCCGCAGGCGAGTGCGCCTGCACCGGGGTCCACGGGGCCAACCGCCTGGCATCGACCTCGCTTTTGGAAGGTCTTCTGTGGGGGCTTTCCGCAGCAAAGCACATCATCCACAACGCCGACGCCGACCACTGCCCACTCTCCAAGCGACTCCAAGACGCCATCCCGGACTGGATCACCTCCGGCAAGAGCGAAAACGAGGACCCGGCCCTCATTCATCAGGACTGGGTGACCATCCGCAGCACCATGTGGAACTACATGGGCATCGTCCGCACCACACCTCGTCTGGAACGGGCCTTCGAAGACTTACGCAATCTCAACAAGAGGCTGCACACCTTCTACAAATCCATCCGTGTCTCCAAGGCGTCCATCGACCTCTTCCACGGCTGCCAAACTGCGTACATCATCACCACAGCGGCGCTGCGCAACAAAGAAAGCCGCGGCTGCCATTTCCGCCCCCGGTAG
- a CDS encoding response regulator — MARVLVVDDERQFAETLAERLRTRGMEVHTAYDGASAVEAVRQTHPDVVLLDLSMPGMDGLAALKAIKELVPRTEVVLLTAESGLAAAVGGMKRGAADYIVKPAPLERILKAIQEAEAHRLDAAQRQRMAETARLAALGELAVGVAHEINNPLQIVLNEAGWMAETLAETPMEQSARRELEESLATIREQTARCKAVTTKLLSLRAAVPADDTPQPLARLIAQLLEDRRSRWQGRFFVEHTCPPSLMVSAETWRHILAPLVDNALDALEAQGAATPEATQAQLRLCIHASQAPQEIVVQVQDTGIGMEPGVLARIFEPFFSTKEVGKGMGLGLSLCHALVEALGGRIEIASTPHHGTTVSVTIPYTAITAPTAGLATAKEDSHE, encoded by the coding sequence ATGGCGCGTGTCCTGGTGGTGGATGACGAACGGCAGTTTGCGGAGACGCTGGCAGAGCGCCTGCGTACCCGAGGGATGGAAGTGCACACCGCCTATGACGGTGCAAGCGCCGTGGAGGCGGTGCGCCAAACCCACCCCGACGTCGTGCTGCTGGATCTCTCCATGCCGGGCATGGACGGCCTTGCCGCCCTCAAGGCCATCAAAGAGCTCGTGCCGCGTACCGAAGTGGTCCTGCTCACTGCGGAAAGCGGACTTGCCGCGGCAGTGGGCGGCATGAAACGTGGGGCGGCCGATTACATCGTCAAACCAGCACCTTTGGAGCGCATCCTCAAAGCCATCCAGGAGGCAGAAGCCCACCGCCTTGATGCCGCGCAGCGCCAGCGCATGGCGGAAACGGCCCGGCTGGCGGCCTTGGGAGAACTCGCCGTCGGCGTAGCCCACGAAATCAACAACCCGCTGCAAATCGTGCTCAACGAGGCAGGGTGGATGGCCGAGACCCTTGCGGAAACCCCAATGGAGCAAAGCGCCCGCAGGGAGCTCGAAGAGTCGCTTGCCACCATCCGCGAGCAAACCGCCCGCTGCAAGGCCGTCACCACCAAGCTCCTCTCGCTGCGGGCAGCAGTGCCGGCAGACGACACGCCGCAGCCGCTCGCCCGCCTCATCGCCCAGCTTCTCGAAGACCGCCGCAGCCGCTGGCAAGGACGGTTTTTTGTCGAACACACCTGCCCGCCGTCCCTTATGGTGTCCGCGGAAACCTGGAGGCACATCCTTGCCCCGCTGGTGGACAACGCCTTGGACGCCCTGGAAGCCCAAGGCGCCGCCACCCCGGAAGCGACGCAGGCGCAGCTTCGTCTTTGCATCCACGCCTCCCAGGCGCCCCAAGAGATCGTCGTCCAGGTGCAGGACACGGGCATCGGCATGGAACCTGGGGTCCTGGCCCGTATTTTCGAGCCATTCTTTTCCACCAAAGAGGTGGGCAAAGGCATGGGACTGGGGCTGAGCCTCTGCCATGCCCTCGTCGAGGCCTTGGGAGGACGCATCGAAATCGCCAGCACACCCCACCACGGGACAACGGTGTCCGTCACCATTCCATACACCGCAATCACCGCGCCAACCGCGGGGTTGGCCACAGCCAAGGAGGACTCTCATGAATAG
- a CDS encoding protein adenylyltransferase SelO — translation MSPTAGWRLENSYARLPESFFRRVRPTPVRSPRLVLFNRELCLALGLDADLLDGEVGARIFSGNELPPGAAPIAQAYAGHQFGAFTFLGDGRAVILGEQITPDGQRVDIALKGSGPTPFSRHGDGRAALGPMLREYVVSEAMHHLGIPTTRSLAVVATGEDVVRERFLPGAVLTRVARSHIRVGTFQYFWARGEVESVRLLADYTLQRHFPDLRAAQNPYLAMLHAVVQAQAELVAAWMLVGFVHGVMNTDNMSLAGETIDYGPCAFLDTYRSGAVFSSIDLDGRYAYAQQPGIAVWNLTRLAETLRPLLDKDPQQAVDAARAAVEAFVPAFQTAWHGGMARKLGLVGRRAEDAALMRDWLELLEASGADFTNAFRGLMRQELPQEPPFSHPDFPAWHARWQARVADQEGGRTAARTLMRAANPAVIPRNQRVEEALAAAVRGDVRPLERLLTALRTPFVEPADPALMAPAPEEFQRTYRTFCGT, via the coding sequence CGCCCGGTTGCCTGAATCCTTCTTTCGCCGGGTGCGGCCCACGCCGGTGCGTTCCCCGCGTCTGGTGCTTTTCAACCGCGAGCTCTGCCTTGCGCTGGGGCTGGACGCCGACCTGCTGGATGGCGAGGTGGGGGCGCGCATCTTTTCCGGAAACGAGCTTCCTCCGGGCGCTGCGCCCATCGCCCAGGCGTACGCGGGCCACCAGTTCGGTGCATTCACGTTTTTGGGCGATGGCCGGGCCGTGATCTTGGGCGAGCAGATCACCCCCGATGGCCAGCGCGTGGACATCGCCCTCAAGGGCTCCGGGCCGACGCCCTTTTCCCGCCACGGGGATGGCCGCGCCGCCTTGGGGCCCATGCTGCGGGAGTACGTCGTCAGCGAGGCCATGCATCATCTGGGCATCCCCACCACCCGCTCCCTGGCCGTGGTGGCCACGGGGGAAGACGTGGTGCGGGAGCGTTTCTTGCCCGGGGCAGTGCTCACCCGGGTGGCGCGCAGCCATATCCGCGTGGGCACCTTCCAGTATTTTTGGGCCCGGGGGGAGGTGGAGTCCGTACGCCTTTTGGCCGACTATACCCTGCAGCGCCACTTTCCGGATCTGCGCGCGGCCCAAAACCCGTACCTAGCGATGCTGCACGCCGTGGTGCAGGCCCAGGCAGAGCTCGTTGCCGCCTGGATGCTGGTGGGCTTTGTCCACGGGGTCATGAATACCGACAATATGAGCCTGGCGGGCGAGACCATCGACTACGGGCCGTGCGCCTTTCTCGACACCTACCGGTCCGGGGCGGTGTTCAGTTCCATCGATCTGGATGGCCGCTATGCCTATGCCCAGCAGCCGGGCATCGCTGTTTGGAATCTCACCCGCTTGGCCGAGACCCTGCGGCCGCTTTTGGACAAAGATCCCCAGCAGGCCGTGGATGCGGCCAGGGCGGCAGTGGAAGCGTTCGTGCCGGCGTTTCAGACCGCGTGGCACGGGGGCATGGCCCGCAAGCTGGGATTGGTGGGCAGGCGTGCGGAGGACGCCGCCTTGATGCGTGATTGGCTTGAGCTTCTGGAGGCTTCGGGCGCAGACTTCACCAATGCCTTCCGCGGCCTGATGCGGCAGGAGCTCCCGCAGGAGCCGCCGTTTTCGCATCCGGATTTTCCTGCCTGGCATGCGCGCTGGCAGGCGCGGGTGGCGGATCAGGAGGGAGGACGAACAGCGGCCCGCACCCTGATGCGCGCGGCCAATCCCGCGGTCATCCCCCGCAACCAGCGGGTGGAAGAGGCGCTTGCCGCTGCTGTCCGTGGCGATGTGCGGCCTTTGGAGCGCCTGCTCACGGCCCTGCGCACCCCTTTTGTGGAGCCCGCGGACCCTGCCTTGATGGCCCCTGCGCCCGAGGAGTTTCAGCGCACGTACCGGACGTTTTGCGGCACCTAA